AGATGGTCAGAGACAATAATGTTTCGGGAGTCTTTTTCTCCACAAAGCGGTTTTGCCCTAATAATTAACACCGTTTCACCTGAAAGTGAATTACATTCTCAAGCACAATCAGAGACAAATAGTCTTCTGTCTACGTTCAAAAAGTTGGGTCTTGTTTGCAAAACAGAAACAAGCGTTAAATCAGGTGACGTGAGCGATACACTCGAAAATTTTGGCAATTGCGACTACGCAAAGTACGACTGGCTAGTGTGCTGTCTCCTGGTAGCCATGGAGAAGATGAAAACAGGCCGTGACTCAGCGGAAGACTGCTCGCCTCTGTGTCTTCACGACATTATGGCGCCGTTTAGAGAATCTAGATGCCCTACCCTTAGTGGAAAGCCTCGCGTTTTTATTATCATTTCGCCAGCTGGAAGGTCAATTGATGAAACTGGCGATATGCACGTGGAATTCAAAGACGATGAATGGACTTTGCGAGAGGGTTATGTTCCCAAAGACTGCCTGCTGCTAGTGTTTCATTACCCCGCTCCAGAGGACaagcgctcttctttcgctaCATCATTGCTTGATAATCTACAACAACAAGGTGGGCAGTTGAACGATGTGGAAGAACTGCTCTTTATGGCATATGATCAACTAATTGATAGTCTGCTTTGGTCTTCGGTGTGGAGTAAGAATACGTTGAGTAAGGCAATAGAGGTGGCTCTTGAGACTTGACAAGTTCTACATTTTTTTGCGCGATGATGTTTTATAGACTTTTTCAGACTTTTATTTTGCCCATTGGAGTTGAAGGGGAGCACACGTGATCTGCTGCGAGGACTATGAGCCGCTACTACGAAAAGTGCATTCGGCCTCGACTAACGGAGCTGAtgaagagaatcgacgtTACTGATCATCAAATGCTGAGCTTCATGAACCAGGAAAAGATGCTGTCGGACAACGACCAACACAATCTGGAATCCACTTCCCTGATGCGACCCTCTGAGAAAGATAATCTATTCTTTCACACCATTCTAAGAACCGGACTGGCCACGGAAACTCAGTTCCGCGCGTTTTGCGCCGCtttgacgaaacgacgaggagCCGAAAAGGACGATTTGGCTCAATCTCTTTTGAAAGGCGCCGGCCTCGAAAGTGAAAGCGCGTCGCGTACTTCGTTTGAAAGGAAGCCAACTTCTAAAGAGCTGAACAACTTATCGAAGCTAATAGCGAGCGACGACATGTGGAAGCCGCTCGGCAGATGTCTCGATGTTCCGGACTCGAAGTTGACCGAAATCGCAGCCACGCATCATTCTCCTCGAGAACGAGCGTACCAAATGCTACAGTCGTGGGTCGAAAAGAACTCGAACGCCGCAACGGTGAAACTACTGTGCGAAGCACTCTGTGAAGAGGGTCGCGACGATACGgcaaaggaaatttttgGCTGGTGACGATCGAGCATGCAGACGCGGAATATCGCGGCTTCGTTTTGTGTGGTAGAATTCTAAGAAACGCTATCTGATgagggaaaaaaaaggaaaagaacgcACGCAGAACCCCAGGACAACCACATACATTACATAGAATAAGAACGGTAAGATTGAAGAACGGTAAGAAAAGTTGGTAGTCATAGTTCTTATACgagttttgtttttctccgCGATCAAGACGCCGTTTTTGTCCAGCTAGGAACTCCGTATGCCGGATCGTCGACCGCACTCTGCTTCAGCCTATTTCCGGCCATCATATCGTCCGCCGTCACTTCGCTATacgcttcgtcgtcctcttcacCGTCATTCGTAACATTGATGTATCCAGGTTGATCCCTAGCCACATCCTCGTACGCTCCTAGACCTTCTTCCTcaggaaaatcgacgttgtgATACGGTATTCTTCCTCTTGCTCCTGCCGCCGCAGGAGCAATCGGTCTGTCCTCGGGATAGTTAACGTTGAAGTAAGGCGGATTATCGGCGGGCGGCATCTCGTACGGCGATTCCTGAGTGGCAAAACGTCTTGGCTTAGGAATCGTCGCGTCATCAATCGTCATTTCGTCCAAAATActatcaatgacgtcaatttcctCCTTGCTAATCGTTAAGGTTTTGTTCGACGGCGTAATTTGTCGGGGCATCGGAACTGAAGCGGACGccgcaatcgccgccgcAACCGCCGCTCGATCGGTACTCAGTTTTCGTTTACTTGTCGGAAACTCGTCCCTCGCTAATGTACTGTAAGGACTCATAGTGCGATTGGCATGTTCGGCCAGACCGGCCATTAGGTCGTCGAGCTCAGCGTCGTCATAAAGCGGGGCGTCATCGTCAGGAGCaacagcggcgacggcagcggcggcgactttCTCGTTCGGAAGAACCAATCGATCGTATCCGACAGATCCTCTCTTCGGTTTGGGAGgaacgactttttcttctctcggTGGCAGCGGATTTTTCTTCGGCGGAGGAGGTTGATGCCGCGGCGGTGATTCCGCAATTGCAAATTTTCCGTCGCCAGCCGAAAAGAGAGTATCGTACGGCGTGACCGGCTTCACCGCACCGGCGTCAATCTGATCCTCCGTTTCGTAAAAGTGCTCTTCAGGATTTTccggaatcgacgtcgtctcgttgacCGTCACAGTCTGAACAAATCGCTGTTTGAGGGAACCGTGCGACGGCACCGCAGGCGGCTCCGTCACTGTACTTGAACGCGGTTTAGCTACAGGGGGAACGGGCTGCGGTGCTCTTGCACTCCCTGGTCGATTCGGTAGGGGATTTGCTGGCGTCGGCTGCGCTTGTACCATGTCGGCTTGGCGAAGGCTCGTGTGCTGTTGGGAGCCGATTAGTTTCACGTTGTTGTGCACGTGGTGAAAGATTTCGTTTCCCAGTCGGGTGCCGAAGTAGAAGACGCCCGGGCCCGTTTCGCATTTTCTGCCCGCTTCGAATGTGAATTTCGTGTAGTCGCGACCGTAGCGTCGCAGATACTTGAGCGGCCAAACGCAGATGATTTCGTTGGAGAGAACACTGGCAAGAGTTATGTTCAGTCCCGATATGACGAGATGGTATTCGCCGACCAGTTGCAGTGCCGTCGAAGCTTCAGTCGGGATAATCGACACACGATAACGTTTTTCTGTAACAAAAAAGGCGTCATTTTGAGGTAAAAAATCTATCCCTGGCTATTTATAGGAAGTAAGTGTACATGTCATTTCTTTATATTATTCTGTGCTAGAAACCCGTTCACAAGGGATCTCGTCTTCTTACCAAGCTCCATACTGCTATAAAGCGTGTTCTCCTGGACGCCCAGCGGCTGATTGGGAACAAGAAACGGGTTTCCTTCGGGAGGCGGCATCGCCATTTGCGGTTGCGGCTGCACAAAAGGATTACCGGCACCTCCTTCCATTGCAAACGGCATTGGTGCTTGCGACGGCGGCTGCAACGCCAACGGATAACCGGCGTCTCTTCCGCCCTGGATTGCAAACGGGGGCGGCGACAAAGGTGGCTTTCCTCCGAAACCGTCGCTTGGAGAACCGAACGAACCGAACGAAGAATTCTGAGGTTCTGACATGTATGCGGGTGGCGGCGATCCCGGCGGAAGCGaaccggcgtcgtcgccgaaggcGACTCGCGATATACCGTCGATCCAAACGTCGAGATCGCGTTGAGTCGGCAGAGCGAATCGATAGTGCAGCACGGGCGTGAGAAGGTCGAGAACGAAGCTTTTCGATTTATGCGTCGTCTGATTGACGGCCGTCACTTCGCGCAGGGGAATGATTCGTCGGCTGTTCTGTCGACGAGCGTGGTTCATGTCGGGATAGTACTCGAGTCGCGCGCTGCCTAACGAGCCGGCACTGCGCAATACGAACCACCTCTTGTTCCACGTCTATAAAGCGAAAACGTTATTTGTTTGCGGTGAGAGCCTTTTGATTTCGGGGAAGGACGCGCGGTGGGGGAGGAGTCGCGAGGATAAGATCTAGCTGACCCAAACGCTGCAAAAATGGCAGCATTTGGCTCTGAGTTTGTTGACTTTATACCCATACCAGAGACTCGGACTTAGTCAACGGACTGGGGGGACTGCGTTGTAATGGGAGGGGCTTCGTGCTTGCAAAACGATCTATATTTAGTTTTCATTCAGATCTCTTTTTAAGTTTTGCTACGATAGCAGTATTCTTCGGTTTGCTGCTGGAGTGCGCTTTCGCAGGGGATTAGATTTTCGTTGCCGTTTTACCTTGAAGGCTCCTGGTTGTTGAGGGCATTTTTCCATGTAGCCCTCTAATGCCACGTCGGTCATTATTGAGTTGGACTTGTTACTCGCTTGAAAACTCGGTCGCCGACACGTCCAAGGGGGCGGCTGTTGTGTGCAAAAAATAACACAGCACGAGATTATGGACCACGCCTTCTCCAAATGTCATTAGGGGCGTCGTGCGTTAGTCGTCTCGAAGAGGTTGACGCAACCAttgttctttcgttttcgaagtCCCCTCATTGAAGCGAATGGAAACTCTGGACGAAACTCTTGGACACGAGCGAGATTTCGCTAAAGGAAGGTAATGTTATTCTCAACGGCAGCGTCTAGGCGAACATCGCGCGTGTTTCGACAGAATATTCGTCAACAGAAGCCTCAATCTGCAGCGAATCAAATTCTTCGGCTTCGACATGGACTACACATTGGCCGGTAGGCCTAAAAAGAGcacttcgacgaagaaaagaaggaaaactgtttctcttctacaTCCGGTGATATAGAATATCGATCTCCCGAGTACGAGGAACTCGGGACCGAACTCGTAGTCGAACGACTCCTTTCTATTGGATATCCTCAAGTAGGAAGTTACAAGGAAACGATTTCATACTATTTATGAAATTAATTCAGGATCTGAAGGAAGCGAAGTACGACCCCACGTTTCCGACCAGGTAAGGTTTTGgtggttttaattaaatagtagCGTGTGATCTAcaaattattttctcttgaCCATACACAGAGGCATGTTTTTTGACAAAGTTTATGGAAATCTCTTGAAGGCACGGTCTTTTGTCTGTCTGCATGGATTCTTTATTAGAAGTAATAGATTAGGTGGATCAGTTTGGTAACATATTGGCGTGCTATCACGGCTTCAAACTCTACACAAGGCAAGTCGACTTTCATTTTTCTGTGCAAATGTCTGAGCTGAAATTCTCCAGCACCGAAGTACGAGACGTCTATCCGAATAAAAAAGTTCAAGTTTGTCTATTTCTCTGCAAATTAAAAAACGCGGTGGCTAGTCGTCTTTTGCATAGGCGTCGGAGCCTCGTTATTTTATATTGAATACTCTGTTCAATCTTCCTGGTACagattctctttctctactaGTCTTTGTCTTATCTTACCCCTAGAAACGTTTCTTATGGCATACCTCGTGAATTATTTTGACACTCACGAAGATTATCGAGAGTACGTGACAGTAATAATTATGGacatctctctctctctcttacgCTTGGACGTGATTTTAGGTTACCCACGCGAAAGGGAGTAGAGAGCGGCAACGTGCTCATCTCGTACAGCAGCATGCATCAGGACCTTCGTGGAGCCGTCGATTGGGTTCACATGAGAGTAAGAGGGATGTCTCAAGGAACGTGCTTTTATTCCCAAGTGTATAGGGAACAATGAAACAAATCACTCTCGACAATCTCGACAAATACGTAGTAAAAGACGTAAGGCAATAAtaattcgtcgtttttagtCATTTCGTGTTGACCAGATTCTTGTGATTTTCTAGTCCAGACTTCCTCTGCTTCTTCGACGGTACGAGCCTCGCGCTCTCGCATCCTTTCTTTATACGTGCATCGATTCACAGGATGAGAGAGAATGAGAGAAAAGTATTTCTCATTACGAACAGCGACTACGACTACACGAACGCGAGTGACGACACCAGACGTGCCGATCTCTTTCGAAcgattattttctttagaagcTAATGAAACATCTGCTCGATGACTCAGCGACACTACCTCCTCCCGGAACGGTGAGTCGGCACGTCTCTCCGCCACCGAACACACTCGGACGGGtatccaaaaaatttttcatcAAGCGATCGTTTAGGAGCTAAACGATCGCTTGATTATGCCTTTGCACGTCGCGCGTCTGTAACCAGCTGGCAATAAGTATCCACACGCAAAGCTGCGACGGCCACCCGGCCTCTACTTGGAATGTCTGATATATACCTCTGGGGTGCATTGTTTTATAGGGAAGCGATTCCTTTGCCGGATGGAAGTCGTTTTTTGACTATATTGTCGTCGATGCGCGGAAGCCCTTGTTTTTTGGCGAAGGCACCGTGCTTCGTCAGATCGATGAGGTGATTGGGGTGGGTAATTTGTCGCttgctttttttttatttttctgcTGCGCTTCTCTAAGGCGACGGGTACGCCGAAAATCGGAACGTTCAAGGGTCAGATTGAGACTGGAAGCGTCTATACCGGAGGTTAGGACTAGTCAAATTAGCTGCTTCTGTACGTTTTATTGAATTATAAGGGAATTCGGAGCAGTTCTGTGACATGATTGGCGCCGCAGGAGAGGTAGGAAGGGACCCCTTCTGCGagtgtttttgtttttgcctACAATGTTTCCTTTCTCTCAGGATGTCCTCTACGTCGGCGATCACATTTTTGGCGATATACTAAAATCGAAGAAGCAACACGGATGGAGGTGGGCCATTCGAATGACGTTACTAGGAAATGACGCGGTATTTCCAGGACGTATCTGGTTGTACGAGAAGTTGACGAAGATCTACAGGTTCTCGTTGACAATGCAGGTGGGGTTGGGTGGGGTTCCGGGAATCCTTATCGCAGTCCGTTAGTCAGCATTGGGTATCTGTGACAATTAGATATTCAGCAGAAGATGACAGCATTGGAGGACGAACTCGATCATCTATTCAGGTACGCATATGTTAGTACTGTACCACTTCCGAATCCTGTCCCAAGGCGAAATCAATTCGGGGGGCGGATGTTATAACTGTTCTCTGTATTAGGAGCTATAGTTGTCCGCTCTTAGAGGTGTCTCCCCTGTATTATAGATCCTTTTCTGGGCGCTGCTAGGGAGAGACAGAGACACACACTCCTTTGTGTTCACTCACGAAGGATTCCTCTTGAAAATTCTAATCCATATGGCACTTTTTCGTTTGATAGTGGACTCGACTCGCACCACACGGCTCGTCCAAACAGTCGCCCTATCCTAGAAAAGCTGAAACGTCTCGCCTTTGATTTCGATTCCTGTTTTCCTTCGAAACAGGGAAGCATATTTCGAAGCGGTACACGTTACACACACGCATCGTCACGTTATATATACGCCGTTCCCTATATAGGATCGCGCCAGACCTTTTTCGCTATGCAGGCGGCTCGCTACGCCGACCTCTACGCGTCCTCGTGCACGAACCTCATCAACTATCCCTTCAGCTTCTTTTTTCGAGCCAAAGCTCAATTGGTATGCGACCCAGATGTCTTCCTTTTTGTTCCCCTGCGAGTGGTCCCACGTGTGTGCCAGATGCCCCACGAATATGACGTCTCCCATCATGCCAACGTGTCCTCCGGACAAATGACGAGTACGCCGAGAGCGCTGCGTCGTTCTCCCGTTGCCGGCAAGGAGACGAGCAAAAGACGaccgtcgccttcgacgcaACTACGACGCTTTCAGTCGTTCGTccacgacgaagatgacgaagacgtctacgacggcgaaaagaaataagttcagttgaaaaaaaaaccttttcttcttttcttcgctaCCGTATTTTAGTGAGAGCACTCTAAATAAAATCACGCGTACGGATGCGTACGTTCCGCCGGAACCGTCCGCCAACGTATTTTTTAAAAACAGCGGCCTCTATTCTaggtttttgttttttttttcgcgtgcgCGCGGGAAGTCGAATTGCGACTTGCTTTTTATTAGATTTCGACGCATGCCCTGGACACATGCGTGCAAAGAAAAGGTGGGCGGTGATTTCCGTAATAAAGACTAGCGCGCGACTCGCACCAACACACCTTGTTCTCACAGGGCCCTGCCTTGTTCAGGGCagtttctccgtcgtcgctcgcccTTATGGACGTTCGGGTTCGCTATCGCGGCAGCGtggccgtcgccgccgcgtcgaacGAAGGCGCTCGAGCCGCGAAGCTCGATTTAAACTTTCTCACGGCTATCGCAGCAACGGACGCAATTGTCGCCGttcgcgacgaacgactcGCAATTGGCGAAGCGATCGCGCTCTCCTACGATCGCATCACGAGCTGTCGAAGTCACGAGgcggtcgtcgtctttctcctgCACGGAgcgcgacgagaagaaggcgcggcgacgatcgacgaggaaGCGACGTGTCACATCGTGCAGTGTTCGACCGAAACGGAGGTAAGAGTTGATATAGATCGCACGAGAAAAGCTTGGCCGCGAAAGCCGAAGCGTCGCTTCCGTCCGTCGCATGGGGTCGTCGATTAGCATGCGCTATTCGTCAAGCGATATCCCATCCTCCTTTTACTTTTTATTAGGCTCGTCGCTTAGTCGTCGCCGTACGCGAGCGACTCGCTACGACTCGTGGGCGTGTCTACGGCTCTAGTGACGCACGTGTACGCCTCGTCACTCACGAAGCCGACGCCGACTCGGAAGCCATCGAAACGCGTCGTCCGGGAATGAACGACTCGATCGACGACCCGTCCctactcgccgtcgccgacggcgcgtgcgcgcgctcgtcatcgtcgtcgtcttcggtcCGATCGGACACATACGTTCAAGATGGACCAAATATCGAAGAatcggtgccgtcgccgccgcctccgccgccgccgccgcccgagTCGcgatccgtcgccgccgccgcttcgatcgacgtcgtcgcccaatacgatcgtcttctcgacggTATACGAAATCGAGACTTGACGGCCGTCACGTCGCTGCTCAACGAAACTCCCGATCTATTGAAATCGCCGGCGGAGTTTCATTCGtccaaagacgacgtcagcgCGCGGGGGCGCGGTCAAAACATGACAGCGGCACGTGCCTTGTCGGCGGCCATATGCGCGGATTCGTTTCACATGGTTAGCTTCCTTTTGGAAAGGGGAGCTCATCTGGTTCCGGATGCGAAACGTCCGCCCACGCCTATTGGGAgcgaagagaacgacgacgacgacgaaatgatcGATCCGTTGATATTGGCAAcgcgtcgcggcgacggcgatctcgTGCGACTTCTTCtgcgcggcggcgcgacgccgATTGCGCGCGATCGTCAAGGACGCACGGCGATGCATTGGGCCGCCgagcgacgcgcgcgcgactgcgtcgtcgcgctgctCGAAGCCGGCGCGccgattcgcgtcgacgacgacgacggcgttcaaGCCGTCGATCTGATGCCCGACTTGGAAGCGCGACAATCTCGTCTCGTGCGCGATTCGCTCGAAATTTTCGAACAGAAGCAGACGTCGAAGGATCCGACGGCGTTGAtacggaaacgacggcgcGGCACGATTGGAATCGATTCGTTGATTTTTGCCGCCGTCGatccggcgtcgtcgcttggcggcggcggcggaagcgccGTTTCGGACGAGGTGAAAGCGTTGGAAATTTTGACGGGActttcgcgaaacgacgagtgTCTGCCGACGATCTTGGCCGGCCTGCCCGACTGCATACCGGGCATCATACTTCACTCGCAACTCAGCTGGGGATCGGATATGAGCGACGCCGTCACGAAATTCATGAGAAGTATACGCAAGGTACTATCGAACAGCTGGCCTCATTAACACATTTGACGTTGattgggttttttttttgaaggcgACTTTGAAGAGTCTCAATAATAATCAAGGTCTCTTGATGCAGTGCGCTTTGGAGTTCGTTCAAGGCGGTCAGGAAATGCAGGCGGAAGCGCTTTGCATTATCGACGATTTGATTGAAGCGAATCGAGCCGATTTtacgccgtcatcgtcgccgtcgtcgtcgtcgtcgtgcaacTTTCGTCTTCACGTCTCGCATCGTCCCGTCGAGGCCGTTCTCTCGtccgcctcgtcgtcgtctacagcgacgtcgtcgtcgtcgacggcaaccgAACGTacgatgacggcgacagcggaatgtccgtcgtcgccaattGACGTTCTCTGCATGACCGATCCGTCGCCGCTTCTTCACGTCCTCTCCAGCGCGCTCGCGATTCACTTCCGATCCGGTATCGGGGGACAGTGCGCCAAAGGAGTCAATTCCATGCAGCTAATCGTCGCAAAGgctctcgccgtcgccagcCTATCGCCGACCATGCAAAGCCGACTCGCAAAAGATCATCACGCAAAGTCTTTATTGGAAGTGTtagagaaagcgacgaatccGGTAAGAACCAGTCTTAAAGAGACCACCTGTCTATTGTGATCGCTCTCGCTATTATTTTTATAGCGGTCGCAATAGGCAGCAATTTGACACTTCCACACTCTAtttctctctccctccctcACGCAGGTTGTCATTGACTTGACGCTCTGCATATTGGCCTCCCTCGTCGAAAATCCTCAGCATCACGAAGCGCTCGCGCGTCTCCAAGCGTCCGATCGCCTGCGCGCCTTTCTCCAATCCGCCTCTCTTCGTGTTGGGGGCAGTGCGGATAgcggcgcgcgcgctctcCTACCCCAACTCCGTCATCGCGTCGCCTATCTCCTCGTCGcgctcggcgccgtcgccaccGAAGCCGATCAACTCGACGGCGTCTATCTGTTCGCGTCGATGGTGAAAAAATCCCAAAGCGGAGTCAGCTGTTTTTCGATTCCCGAAGACGACACCAACGTATTCAATCTGCGTCAACGATTCGGTTCCCaaggaaacggcgacgacgacgacgacgacgaaacgtcgaaacgattcgtcgcctcTCTACCCAACGTTCTCGCCCCCGTTTCCATAATACgtcatttgacgtcaaattccgAAATAGACACGGACGCCTTTTTGGACTTTTTTCTTGGCGTCGCCGTGACGGCACTCCATCCGGTcatatttcttcgtcttctacgtCACAGTCTCTTCTCGCATCCCGCCTTCGTTCTGCTCCTTCGaccgtcgagacgacgttcgagtcagaattcgtcgcttcgaagcgGACGCCGTAGCGTCGTGTCGCTGTCGTTGCCGtccggcggcggtggcgacgacgcgtggGAAGGCGTCGCGATGCCGGAGTTTCATCGGCGCGTTTTGCGAGTGTTGACCGAGTGGATGAAACGCTACGGGGCCGACGTGATGGACAGttcgctcgccgccgaagagATTAAGCATTTTATGTTGGATTTGCAGGCAGTCGGGTTTGGCTACGAAGTGTGGGTTGAGCACGTCAATTCTCTGCTCGTCGCTCAGGTGAGGGAATATTTGGCCACCAAAGTGAATAAATATATGAtcatttctttgtttttattAGGATGTTCGATTGATTAAGAAAAAGTCGAGTTTGTGTTTGATGACGGAAGACGATCTACGAAGTCACTACGAGAAAGTAAGTGTCGTCGtatctaaaaagaaataaaaaaaacactATCTTCTTTTAgttaaaaattcaaattctttcCGACGAATTACCGTGTCCGCCTGCGAGTGCGACCAAGCTGGCCAGTCTTCAAATGATCATCGAAACGATTGGATCGTCGAAGCCGAGCCAAGACGAAAAGAGTCGGTCACCGTCGCCCGGCGTCGCGCTTCGGCACAAGTCGATTCACGACATCGGATTCAGATTGTCGAAGGCGACGCTATTCAGCACCCTCGTCGGCGGCAACAAGGCCGACTACACGACGgcgaaattgaaagcctatCTGCCGAAAAATCTCGTATAATTGATCGTTGTTTTTCCTTATCgcttattttttgttttttttttctctctttaggcTCGAACTCGTCGCTGGCGCGAGGAAGTCGAAAAGCATCACAAACTCctcgcggcgacgttcgccgCCGATCCGGACGACACGGAACTCCGCGCGATGGAGCAGTACGTCGACGCGTGCGAACAGCTGCCCGCTTACGATTGCCAGCTCTTTCGCTTGAAACAGATAACGAAGAAACGCAAGGTAAGAAAAGAGGAAATCGTAactctcctttttttttataaACGAGTTTTCAGGAATTGCGCGTTTTCGGTCTCGGCACCGATCAGGCGATCATTCTCAACGGTTCCGACTACAGCCTTCTCGCAACGCATCCCCTCTCGACTCTCGTCCTGCCGCGCCAACGCAAGGGCAGCGGCGGGACAAACGAGAGCGAAATACAAATCGAATTCAAATCCCAAGAAGTCTACGCCTTCACCTCATCCAAACCCGTCCTTAAATCTCTCCGCGAAGCCGTGCAGCTATGCATTCGGGATatccgcggcggcggcggcggcggcggcggcggcggcggcggcggcgacggcgggcGTTCCAGCAGCACtagcggcgtcgacggcgaagaaacCGACTCATTCGACGATACGGTCATGATGCgaatgacggcggcggcggcggccggaGCGGCCACGGCGGCGACAAGAAAGACGttcaagacgtcgtcgaactcgtcgTTGCGATCGGTTCACGACGAattcgcctcgtcgaacGAGAGGCTCGCCAACTTGGCGTCGTTTATCGGTTTTCCTGAGGAAGTCGCGCGACGGTTGACGGAGCGCGAGGAGAAATTGTTTCGACTCGTTGCGCCCGCCGCCTACGTGCGACACGCGCTCATTGAACGAACGGagtcggcgcgacgatcgcgaacgTCGAAGAGTCATACGACCGTGTTGAATTTGGCGAAGCGTTTTGGAAATGTTCGttgaaggaggaaaaaatgaaggGGAGCGactaattcgtttttttaggttaGTGGATGGGTGAGTCGGTTGGTTGCTTCTGCGGCGAAGGTGGgcgatcgtcgcgttgcgatttcgtcgctgcttcgcgtcgccgcggcCTGTCGCAATTTGGGAAATCTCATGGGAATGATGGAAGTTCTGACTGGACTAACGTACGTAGAATCAtctctaaaagagagaaagagagagagagagagagagagagagagagatctTATATCGATTCCTTAGATCTCAACACGAGGACGTTCTcaattcgtcgctctcgccCAAAGATCAAGAGCTTCTCGCCGGAATGATCAAACGATatcccgtcgacgccgaactCGACGATCTGCTCGACGCAATGCAACGCACGCGCGAAATGAACGGCGGTCACGTCGTTCCCTACTACGGTTGGTTTCTCAAACGATTGAGGGACATCATGGCAAGCGTTCCGTCAATCGTATTGATTCCTTCGGgtaataatattaataattagacGATAAGCGCTTACGCGTTATTCTTTTATTTCAGGAAACGAATCGCGCTCGTTGGAACGCACTATCAATGTCAATAAACTCAAGCGTCTACGCGAAGTCTTGAACAAAATCAGCCTATTCACCGgagaagcgaaagacgaTCTCACGTACGCACTCCACTCAATTCGCACAGCACATCACTTTTCACCCTCTCCTAGTTCTCCATCGGCGCTTCCCATCGACGAACACGCGGGACCCG
The Oscarella lobularis chromosome 3, ooOscLobu1.1, whole genome shotgun sequence DNA segment above includes these coding regions:
- the LOC136185086 gene encoding cytosolic purine 5'-nucleotidase-like isoform X2, whose amino-acid sequence is METLDETLGHERDFAKGRIFVNRSLNLQRIKFFGFDMDYTLAEYRSPEYEELGTELVVERLLSIGYPQDLKEAKYDPTFPTRGMFFDKVYGNLLKVDQFGNILACYHGFKLYTSTEVRDVYPNKKVQASEPRYFILNTLFNLPETFLMAYLVNYFDTHEDYRELPTRKGVESGNVLISYSSMHQDLRGAVDWVHMRGTMKQITLDNLDKYVVKDSRLPLLLRRMRENERKVFLITNSDYDYTNKLMKHLLDDSATLPPPGTGSDSFAGWKSFFDYIVVDARKPLFFGEGTVLRQIDEATGTPKIGTFKGQIETGSVYTGGNSEQFCDMIGAAGEDVLYVGDHIFGDILKSKKQHGWRTYLVVREVDEDLQVLVDNADIQQKMTALEDELDHLFSGLDSHHTARPNSRPILEKLKRLAFDFDSCFPSKQGSIFRSGSRQTFFAMQAARYADLYASSCTNLINYPFSFFFRAKAQLMPHEYDVSHHANVSSGQMTSTPRALRRSPVAGKETSKRRPSPSTQLRRFQSFVHDEDDEDVYDGEKK
- the LOC136185086 gene encoding cytosolic purine 5'-nucleotidase-like isoform X4; the encoded protein is METLDETLGHERDFAKGRIFVNRSLNLQRIKFFGFDMDYTLAEYRSPEYEELGTELVVERLLSIGYPQDLKEAKYDPTFPTRGMFFDKVYGNLLKVDQFGNILACYHGFKLYTRQVDFHFSVQMSELKFSSTEVRDVYPNKKVQASEPRYFILNTLFNLPETFLMAYLVNYFDTHEDYRELPTRKGVESGNVLISYSSMHQDLRGAVDWVHMRGTMKQITLDNLDKYVVKDSRLPLLLRRMRENERKVFLITNSDYDYTNKLMKHLLDDSATLPPPGTGSDSFAGWKSFFDYIVVDARKPLFFGEGTVLRQIDEATGTPKIGTFKGQIETGSVYTGGNSEQFCDMIGAAGEDVLYVGDHIFGDILKSKKQHGWRTYLVVREVDEDLQVLVDNADIQQKMTALEDELDHLFRSFSGRC
- the LOC136185086 gene encoding cytosolic purine 5'-nucleotidase-like isoform X1; the protein is METLDETLGHERDFAKGRIFVNRSLNLQRIKFFGFDMDYTLAEYRSPEYEELGTELVVERLLSIGYPQDLKEAKYDPTFPTRGMFFDKVYGNLLKVDQFGNILACYHGFKLYTRQVDFHFSVQMSELKFSSTEVRDVYPNKKVQASEPRYFILNTLFNLPETFLMAYLVNYFDTHEDYRELPTRKGVESGNVLISYSSMHQDLRGAVDWVHMRGTMKQITLDNLDKYVVKDSRLPLLLRRMRENERKVFLITNSDYDYTNKLMKHLLDDSATLPPPGTGSDSFAGWKSFFDYIVVDARKPLFFGEGTVLRQIDEATGTPKIGTFKGQIETGSVYTGGNSEQFCDMIGAAGEDVLYVGDHIFGDILKSKKQHGWRTYLVVREVDEDLQVLVDNADIQQKMTALEDELDHLFSGLDSHHTARPNSRPILEKLKRLAFDFDSCFPSKQGSIFRSGSRQTFFAMQAARYADLYASSCTNLINYPFSFFFRAKAQLMPHEYDVSHHANVSSGQMTSTPRALRRSPVAGKETSKRRPSPSTQLRRFQSFVHDEDDEDVYDGEKK
- the LOC136185086 gene encoding cytosolic purine 5'-nucleotidase-like isoform X3 — translated: METLDETLGHERDFAKGRIFVNRSLNLQRIKFFGFDMDYTLAEYRSPEYEELGTELVVERLLSIGYPQDLKEAKYDPTFPTRGMFFDKVYGNLLKVDQFGNILACYHGFKLYTRQVDFHFSVQMSELKFSSTEVRDVYPNKKVQASEPRYFILNTLFNLPETFLMAYLVNYFDTHEDYRELPTRKGVESGNVLISYSSMHQDLRGAVDWVHMRGTMKQITLDNLDKYVVKDSRLPLLLRRMRENERKVFLITNSDYDYTNKLMKHLLDDSATLPPPGTGSDSFAGWKSFFDYIVVDARKPLFFGEGTVLRQIDEATGTPKIGTFKGQIETGSVYTGGNSEQFCDMIGAAGEDVLYVGDHIFGDILKSKKQHGWRTYLVVREVDEDLQVLVDNADIQQKMTALEDELDHLFRSYSCPLLEVSPLYYRSFSGRC